Proteins encoded within one genomic window of Diorhabda sublineata isolate icDioSubl1.1 chromosome 1, icDioSubl1.1, whole genome shotgun sequence:
- the LOC130452102 gene encoding uncharacterized protein LOC130452102: MPASIGVNLRVTGHCRQGGRKYMEDFFSVAYQQTEDEKDLEYAFFGIYDGHGGAEAAAFAKEHLMETIIKHKNFWSDDDEDVLKAIKDGYIATHYAMWREQEKWPRTASGLPSTAGTTASIAFIRRGKIYIGHVGDSGIILGYQEPGCSDWKAKPLTRDHKPENADELNRIKSCGGKVVAKSGVPRVVWNRPKIGHQGPVRRSTPIDEIPFLAVARSLGDLWSYNYQSNRFIVSPDPDCTVIKIDTNLHRCLVFGTDGLYNMLSPIMAVHIVQQVERHNENAALSDSTFKTWLNPSKLLVEKALERWHSTKMRADNTSVVTLMLDPPGPPRAQVLKDRKKNLPERGLKIMTRFDGESTQNSSCDNNRPVPEGNQLPEEPVKEESRETTPVSSSDLTTTNFPLKERNFLPKPRESTSFDPRVSDSGKENLKEDNTIQCNEVSSSNIEIEEDEEGNNVTKSGKRNLRSGGEKRKLEIDENESIQRPRKSARIDNNRKRVGGLVEERRAFEAEEKLKKLAEEADLVKRDGGLSEGKKRSGLLSGPLTKKGIKSMFDKVKKVRETAVMKAKGMKTKKLQVSAKKPLKVVSKKATFHRNSKRNVSKRRKTNVVPKPKIKEINKLNKKENFQEKQTKKGKVFNKKKENLLKVVKNNNISNVKSSRSTRNSTAPKLESSSISTQKSPSTIKTPKLIKKNRQS, from the exons ATGCCTGCATCTATCGGTGTGAACCTGCGTGTGACAGGACATTGTCGCCAAGGTGGTAGAAAATATATGGAAGATTTCTTTTCGGTTGCATATCAACAAACTGAAGACGAAAAAGATTTGGAATATGCATTTTTCGGTATATACGACGGCCACGGTGGTGCCGAAGCAGCAGCTTTTGCCAAAGAACATCTTATGGAAACcataattaaacataaaaatttttggtcAGACGACGACGAAGATGTATTAAAAGCCATCAAAGATGGTTACATAGCAACGCATTACGCTATGTGGCGTGAACAAG aaaaatggcCAAGAACAGCATCGGGATTACCAAGTACTGCAGGTACTACTGCTAGTATAGCCTTTATTAGGAGAGGTAAAATATATATCGGTCATGTAGGTGATTCTGGTATAATATTAG GTTATCAAGAGCCCGGTTGTTCTGATTGGAAGGCGAAACCATTGACTCGAGATCACAAACCTGAAAATGCGGACGAattgaatagaataaaaagTTGTGGAGGCAAAGTAGTTGCAAAATCGG GTGTACCACGTGTTGTATGGAACAGGCCTAAAATTGGTCATCAAGGACCAGTTCGTAGATCGACCCCCATTGATGAAATACCATTTTTAGCGGTCGCTAGAAGTCTTGGTGATCTTTGGTCTTATAATTATCAAAGCAATAGATTTATCGTTTCACCTGATCCGGATTGTACCGTTATAAAAATCGATACTAATCTACATCGATGTTTAGTATTTGGTACTGATGGTTTATATAACATGCTGAGTCCTATCATGGCG gTGCATATAGTACAGCAAGTTGAACGACATAACGAAAACGCAGCTTTGAGTGACTCTACTTTCAAAACTTGGTTAAATCCAAGTAAATTATTGGTAGAAAAAGCTTTAGAAAGGTGGCATTCCACAAAAATGCGTGCAGATAACACATCAGTTGTTACTTTGATGTTAGATCCACCAGGACCCCCAAGAGCCCAAGTTTTAAAAGATAGAAAGAAGAATTTACCAGAAAGAG gtTTGAAAATTATGACTCGTTTTGACGGCGAATCGACTCAGAATTCGTCTTGCGATAATAACCGACCAGTACCGGAAGGAAATCAACTTCCTGAAGAACCGGTTAAAGAAGAAAGTAGAGAAACGACGCCCGTATCATCAAGTGACCTTACAACGACCAATTTTCCACTGAAGGAGCGAAATTTTTTACCGAAACCCCGTGAAAGCACCAGCTTCGATCCTCGAGTTTCTGATAGCGGCAAAGAAAATCTCAAAGAAGATAATACAATACAATGTAACGAAGTATCTTCGAGTAATATCgaaatagaagaagacgaagaagGGAATAACGTAACCAAAAGTGGTAAACGTAATTTGAGAAGTGGAGGTGAAAAGAGGAAATTGGAGATTGATGAAAATGAATCGATCCAAAGGCCTCGGAAGAGCGCCCGTATCGATAACAACCGAAAAAGAGTGGGAGGGTTAGTGGAGGAGAGGAGGGCATTCGAGGCGGAggagaaattgaaaaagttggCAGAAGAAGCAGATCTAGTTAAACGTGATGGGGGGTTAAGTGAAGGGAAAAAGAGAAGCGGGCTGTTAAGTGGACCTTTAACGAAGAAGGGAATTAAAAGTATGTTTGATAAGGTTAAGAAGGTACGAGAAACAGCAGTGATGAAAGCTAAGGGgatgaaaacgaaaaaattacaa GTATCTGCCAAAAAACCATTAAAGGTAGTATCAAAAAAAGCGACTTTCCATAGGAATTCAAAGAGAAACGTCTCTAAACGCCGAAAAACAAACGTCGTTCCAAAACCaaagataaaagaaataaataaactcaacaaaaaagaaaattttcaagagaaacaaacaaaaaaaggaaaagtttttaataagaaaaaagaaaacctCTTGAAGGTTgtaaaaaacaacaatatttcTAATGTAAAAAGCTCGAGGAGTACCAGGAACAGTACCGCTCCAAAATTAG AGTCTTCGAGCATATCCACCCAAAAATCGCCTTCGACGATCAAAACGCcgaaattgattaaaaaaaatcgacagtCTTAG
- the LOC130452118 gene encoding uncharacterized protein LOC130452118 isoform X1 produces the protein MRRTPQSQSQGQLDKNEEECTSTSSPSQILERVQSDRVTVTKPEEDRRRRTIIVEKKNGSFGFTLQSYGIHYKKEKEIEMITYVDYVDYDGPAYRAGMREGDVILSINGTDMEKADHKTLVSYIKKCDNRMRMVVLFEDCVRKVELHMRYIQLQRILQTKMEELERLCIRERQLLEGKWKTHSLPARKKASQSCNEGPPTPTQASYSYCRPTVSTEDVAKIAQQQKQATPPLAFAYQYLDSRYRYILQPSNTSSGEYLLTLEPPQYKDQHNLIIKTPCEQKQNRASQQRIEKPRKAPVLCQRYAGQLCNPCVQSGSSSNGDNNSLDAYDLASPCCDPRCVPNNRRRSRSHKEHRKRDSKTEETQTEPQQTRSRPHSQSSQTTPDYPVQKRYFHFGTGLVSQCSLHSCTSSEVSNAVPTTLGESSANSYTTSLSTDTLYWDGSCDTRRTSIKSSSKHDQQRYSQQPQQYETIYIQYKQVKPKSWDNLATKAFGGYGFGYGYLDTSSKCGQKSGRPPPSTKSQGTQYVRMDKQSSSGGTSGQLQYTPHTHRRYIQPTKSTESLLSAPKYSSEALSDSSLSCECLENVSPGPESSENRFFPCTRSSLISPTDPNFGYYSARRASRNEYTKNVVTTSSEATRL, from the exons ATGAGAAGGACTCCCCAGAGTCAGTCGCAAGGACAACTcgataaaaatgaagaagaatgTACCAGCACTTCGTCTCCG TCACAAATATTGGAAAGAGTCCAATCGGATCGCGTTACTGTTACGAAGCCCGAAGAAGATCGACGCAGAAGAACGATAATTGTGGAAAAGAAAAACGGTTCCTTCGGTTTCACACTTCAAAGTTACGGTATccattacaaaaaagaaaaagaaatagaaatgaTTACATACGTTGATTACGTTGACTACGACGGACCTGCTTATAGAGCTGGTATGAGAGAAGGCGACGTCATATTATCCATAAACGGTACGGACATGGAAAAAGCCGATCATAAAACTCTAgtcagttatataaaaaaatgtgataaccGTATGAGGATGGTGGTACTTTTCGAGGATTGCGTTAGAAAGGTCGAACTGCACATGCGTTATATTCAACTACAACGAATCCTCCAAACTAAAATGGAGGAATTAGAGAGGCTGTGCATACGAGAAAGACAATTATTAGAAGGGAAATGGAAGACGCATAGTTTACCGGCTAGAAAAAAAGCTTCCCAATCTTGTAACGAAGGACCACCAACACCAACGCAAGCTTCTTATTCATATTGCAGACCGACTGTTTCAACTGAAGATGTAGCGAAAATTGCCCAGCAACAGAAGCAAGCGACGCCGCCTCTGGCTTTCGCTTATCAATATTTAGATTCTCGTTATAG ATATATTCTTCAACCGTCAAATACAAGCAGCGGGGAATATTTATTAACATTGGAGCCTCCACAATATAAAGATCAGCACAATCTCATAATAAAAACCCCTTGCGAGCAGAAACAGAATAGAGCTTCCCAACAGAGAATTGAGAAACCGAGAAAAGCCCCGGTTTTATGTCAACGCTACGCAGGACAACTCTGCAATCCTTGCGTGCAATCAGGATCTTCAAGTAATGGAGATAACAATAG ttTAGACGCGTACGACCTGGCGAGTCCATGTTGCGATCCAAGATGCGTACCGAATAACAGAAGAAGATCGCGCAGCCACAAAGAACATAGAAAAAGAGATTCTAAGACTGAGGAAACTCAAACTGAACCCCAGCAAACGAGATCTCGACCACATTCCCAATCGTCGCAAACTACTCCCGATTATCCGGTTCAAAAAAG ATATTTCCATTTTGGAACGGGCCTAGTGAGTCAATGTAGTTTACATTCCTGCACATCGAGCGAAGTCAGTAACGCAGTACCGACAACGTTAGGCGAAAGTTCTGCCAATAGTTATACGACTTCTTTAAGTACCGACACCCTGTATTGGGACGGATCCTGTGATACTAGACGGACGAGCATAAAGTCTTCTTCTAAGCACGACCAACAGAGATACTCGCAACAACCCCAGCAGTACGAAACTATCTACATTCAATACAAACAa GTGAAGCCGAAGTCTTGGGATAATTTGGCTACGAAAGCGTTCGGTGGTTACGGTTTTGGTTACGGATATTTGGATACTTCTTCGAAATGCGGACAAAAATCCGGTCGACCTCCGCCTTCTACTAAAAGTCAGGGTACTCAGTACGTTAGGATGGATAAGCAGTCGAGCAGTGGAGGAACTTCGGGGCAACTTCAGTATACCCCGCATACACATCGAAG ATACATACAACCAACAAAATCAACAGAAAGTCTCCTATCAGCTCCAAAATATTCATCTGAAGCCTTATCAGACTCGAGCTTATCTTGTGAATGTTTGGAGAACGTTTCTCCCGGTCCGGAATCATCGGAGAATCGATTTTTTCCCTGTACTAGATCTAGCTTAATCAGTCCTACTGACccaaattttggatattacagTGCAAGAAGGGCATCCCGAAACGAATATACCAAAAACGTCGTAACCACGAGCTCAGAAGCTACACGATTATAG
- the LOC130452118 gene encoding uncharacterized protein LOC130452118 isoform X2 → MLCWYNMFYVDLEPQDLKKSQILERVQSDRVTVTKPEEDRRRRTIIVEKKNGSFGFTLQSYGIHYKKEKEIEMITYVDYVDYDGPAYRAGMREGDVILSINGTDMEKADHKTLVSYIKKCDNRMRMVVLFEDCVRKVELHMRYIQLQRILQTKMEELERLCIRERQLLEGKWKTHSLPARKKASQSCNEGPPTPTQASYSYCRPTVSTEDVAKIAQQQKQATPPLAFAYQYLDSRYRYILQPSNTSSGEYLLTLEPPQYKDQHNLIIKTPCEQKQNRASQQRIEKPRKAPVLCQRYAGQLCNPCVQSGSSSNGDNNSLDAYDLASPCCDPRCVPNNRRRSRSHKEHRKRDSKTEETQTEPQQTRSRPHSQSSQTTPDYPVQKRYFHFGTGLVSQCSLHSCTSSEVSNAVPTTLGESSANSYTTSLSTDTLYWDGSCDTRRTSIKSSSKHDQQRYSQQPQQYETIYIQYKQVKPKSWDNLATKAFGGYGFGYGYLDTSSKCGQKSGRPPPSTKSQGTQYVRMDKQSSSGGTSGQLQYTPHTHRRYIQPTKSTESLLSAPKYSSEALSDSSLSCECLENVSPGPESSENRFFPCTRSSLISPTDPNFGYYSARRASRNEYTKNVVTTSSEATRL, encoded by the exons ATGCTTTGTTGGTATAACATGTTTTACGTTGATTTAGAGCCTCAAGATTTGAAAAag TCACAAATATTGGAAAGAGTCCAATCGGATCGCGTTACTGTTACGAAGCCCGAAGAAGATCGACGCAGAAGAACGATAATTGTGGAAAAGAAAAACGGTTCCTTCGGTTTCACACTTCAAAGTTACGGTATccattacaaaaaagaaaaagaaatagaaatgaTTACATACGTTGATTACGTTGACTACGACGGACCTGCTTATAGAGCTGGTATGAGAGAAGGCGACGTCATATTATCCATAAACGGTACGGACATGGAAAAAGCCGATCATAAAACTCTAgtcagttatataaaaaaatgtgataaccGTATGAGGATGGTGGTACTTTTCGAGGATTGCGTTAGAAAGGTCGAACTGCACATGCGTTATATTCAACTACAACGAATCCTCCAAACTAAAATGGAGGAATTAGAGAGGCTGTGCATACGAGAAAGACAATTATTAGAAGGGAAATGGAAGACGCATAGTTTACCGGCTAGAAAAAAAGCTTCCCAATCTTGTAACGAAGGACCACCAACACCAACGCAAGCTTCTTATTCATATTGCAGACCGACTGTTTCAACTGAAGATGTAGCGAAAATTGCCCAGCAACAGAAGCAAGCGACGCCGCCTCTGGCTTTCGCTTATCAATATTTAGATTCTCGTTATAG ATATATTCTTCAACCGTCAAATACAAGCAGCGGGGAATATTTATTAACATTGGAGCCTCCACAATATAAAGATCAGCACAATCTCATAATAAAAACCCCTTGCGAGCAGAAACAGAATAGAGCTTCCCAACAGAGAATTGAGAAACCGAGAAAAGCCCCGGTTTTATGTCAACGCTACGCAGGACAACTCTGCAATCCTTGCGTGCAATCAGGATCTTCAAGTAATGGAGATAACAATAG ttTAGACGCGTACGACCTGGCGAGTCCATGTTGCGATCCAAGATGCGTACCGAATAACAGAAGAAGATCGCGCAGCCACAAAGAACATAGAAAAAGAGATTCTAAGACTGAGGAAACTCAAACTGAACCCCAGCAAACGAGATCTCGACCACATTCCCAATCGTCGCAAACTACTCCCGATTATCCGGTTCAAAAAAG ATATTTCCATTTTGGAACGGGCCTAGTGAGTCAATGTAGTTTACATTCCTGCACATCGAGCGAAGTCAGTAACGCAGTACCGACAACGTTAGGCGAAAGTTCTGCCAATAGTTATACGACTTCTTTAAGTACCGACACCCTGTATTGGGACGGATCCTGTGATACTAGACGGACGAGCATAAAGTCTTCTTCTAAGCACGACCAACAGAGATACTCGCAACAACCCCAGCAGTACGAAACTATCTACATTCAATACAAACAa GTGAAGCCGAAGTCTTGGGATAATTTGGCTACGAAAGCGTTCGGTGGTTACGGTTTTGGTTACGGATATTTGGATACTTCTTCGAAATGCGGACAAAAATCCGGTCGACCTCCGCCTTCTACTAAAAGTCAGGGTACTCAGTACGTTAGGATGGATAAGCAGTCGAGCAGTGGAGGAACTTCGGGGCAACTTCAGTATACCCCGCATACACATCGAAG ATACATACAACCAACAAAATCAACAGAAAGTCTCCTATCAGCTCCAAAATATTCATCTGAAGCCTTATCAGACTCGAGCTTATCTTGTGAATGTTTGGAGAACGTTTCTCCCGGTCCGGAATCATCGGAGAATCGATTTTTTCCCTGTACTAGATCTAGCTTAATCAGTCCTACTGACccaaattttggatattacagTGCAAGAAGGGCATCCCGAAACGAATATACCAAAAACGTCGTAACCACGAGCTCAGAAGCTACACGATTATAG
- the LOC130452131 gene encoding alpha-tocopherol transfer protein-like, with protein sequence MSVQQLDLEEMYKKIPELKRNEVKILKNWVEKQPYLPNISEFQVALFLHSCYYKQEAAKAAIDVYYTVRTLCPDIFQCRTCNDPGIQVVLDHSVIAATPLPNGDTMIIGRCGEAEYFTFVNQLKVFDALLQLNLRKNGPLPGLHIVVDLKNITFTHFIKLSSSVLILKKFFYLLQEGLPVRIKYLHFVNLVSFIDKILSLGKPFLKNELIKCVKIHQKFDSIYEYIPREAFPIDYGGSAESFEKLRQNTASLIKANEKFLNSEDLQRVDESKRSGIPKSINEIFGVEGSFKKLEFD encoded by the exons ATGTCCGTTCAACAATTAGACTTGGAAGAAATGTATAAAAAGATTCCTGAATTGAAAAGAAAcgaagtgaaaattttgaaaaattgggtAGAAAAACAACCGTATCTACCAAATATCTCAg aatttcaagttgcGCTTTTTTTACATAGCTGTTACTACAAACAAGAAGCGGCTAAAGCTGCTATAGACGTTTATTATACAGTACGGACTTTATGTCcagatatttttcaatgtagAACTTGTAATGACCCCGGAATTCAAGTCGTATTGGACCATAG TGTTATAGCGGCGACTCCGCTGCCGAATGGAGACACTATGATCATAGGTCGATGTGGGGAAGCTGAATATTTCACGTTTGTAAATCAATTAAAAGTATTCGATGCATTACTACAATTAAATTTACGTAAAAACGGACCTTTACCAGGACTTCATATTGtagttgatttgaaaaatattactttcactcattttattaaactttcttcttctgttttgattttaaaaaaatttttctacctATTACAA GAAGGATTGCCAGTTAGAATAAAGTATCTTCATTTTGTTAACCTAGTTTCATTTATTGACAAGATATTATCATTAGGAAAACCGTTTTTGAAGAACGAATTGATTAAATGC gtgaaaattcatcaaaaatttgaCAGTATTTACGAGTATATTCCACGAGAAGCATTTCCAATTGATTATGGAGGCTCCGCTGAATCTTTTGAGAAATTACGAC aaaacacTGCGTCGCTTATCAAAGCTAACGAAAAGTTTTTGAACTCGGAAGACCTTCAAAGAGTAGATGAAAGTAAAAGATCAGGGATACCTAAaagtataaatgaaatatttggagTGGAAGGTAGTTTTAAGAAATTGGAATTCGACTAA